The Streptomyces tubercidicus DNA segment GGCATGGATTCCGACGTGGATACCGATGTGGATTCCGGCATGGATACCGACGTGGATGCCGGCGTGGATGCCGGCGTGGATGCCGAGGTCGATGTGATCGTCGTCGGCGCGGGCCCCACCGGGCTGATGCTCGGGACCGAGCTGGCGCTGGGCGGCGTACGGGTGCAGATCCTTGAGCGGCGGACCGAGGCACAGCGGAACTCACGGGCGCTGACCCTGCATCCGCGCAGCGTCGAGCTGATGGACCAACGCGGGCTGGTGGAACGGTTCCTGGCGCGCGGACGCCCCGTACCGGGCTGGCACTACGCCAGGCTGGACACCTGGCTGGACTTCAGCGCGCTGGACACCCGGCACGGCTACACCCTGCTCCACGACCAGGCCCGCACCGAGCACCTGCTGACGGAGCGCGCCCGCGAGCTCGGCGTACCGGTCCGGCGCGGATACGAGGTGGTCGGGCTGCGCCAGGACACCGGCGGCGACGGCGGGGAAGACCGCGGCGGCGGGCGGGATGGCCGGGCCGCGGCGGGCGATGTGGAGGTGGACGTCCGCGGGCCCGGCGGCGGCCTGCGGACCGTACGCGCACGGTATGTGGTCGGCTGCGACGGCGGCCGGAGCGCGGTACGGCGGGCCGCCGGCATCGCGTTCCCCGGCACCGACGAGACCCTGACCGGCGCACTGGGGGACTTCGCGGTCGTCGACCCGGCGGCCCTCGACCGTGCGCGCGCCCATGGGGTGCTGATCGCGCCGGTGGAGGCGACGGAGGGCCCGGCGGAGGGCCCTGCGGACGGCCCGGCGGACGGACCAGCGGAGGGCCCTGCGGACGGCCCTGCGGACGGAAGGGCTGACGGCCCGGCGGAGGGCCCTGCGGTCGGAAGGGCTGACGGCCCGGCGGGCGCCCCCGCGCATGCCCGGACAGACGACCTGGCGGGGGGCCTGACCGACGGCCGCTCGGGCGGCCTCACCCGGATCGTCCTCATCGACCCGCGGCGGATGCGCACACCGGCCGCCGAGCCGCTGACGCTGGA contains these protein-coding regions:
- a CDS encoding FAD-dependent monooxygenase; its protein translation is MDTDVDAGVDAGVDAEVDVIVVGAGPTGLMLGTELALGGVRVQILERRTEAQRNSRALTLHPRSVELMDQRGLVERFLARGRPVPGWHYARLDTWLDFSALDTRHGYTLLHDQARTEHLLTERARELGVPVRRGYEVVGLRQDTGGDGGEDRGGGRDGRAAAGDVEVDVRGPGGGLRTVRARYVVGCDGGRSAVRRAAGIAFPGTDETLTGALGDFAVVDPAALDRARAHGVLIAPVEATEGPAEGPADGPADGPAEGPADGPADGRADGPAEGPAVGRADGPAGAPAHARTDDLAGGLTDGRSGGLTRIVLIDPRRMRTPAAEPLTLEEFRTSLTEICGTDCGVAQPRWLSRFGNATRLAASYRAGRVLLAGDAAHIHFPAAGQGLNTGLQDAMNLGWKLAAEINGWAPPGLLDSYHTERHPVGRAVTENTEVQTLLMELTLLPPYQRPAAALRTLMTELLGIEEVNRLLADRISAIDTAYPPTTAEADTETETETDTGPTPVPDHDPLTGRRMPDIALTAAGSEAVRVYELLPPGRFVLLDLAGDERLRQTVTEGWGSRVTAHTVTHHEQRTDLDGVREILIRPDGHIAWATRTPALPDRRIERHHALTAWAGAPARG